A stretch of the Esox lucius isolate fEsoLuc1 chromosome 2, fEsoLuc1.pri, whole genome shotgun sequence genome encodes the following:
- the LOC109616494 gene encoding uncharacterized protein LOC109616494 isoform X3: MAALRLIWLGILSKYILVECQNKCEDTEMYPAKPSGPSNVTEGTTIHFKCQTNSITISGDMVHFYLCKDGVGIQMAPMKKGAESIFLLKEVKKQDSGKYSCVYSKCKHPVSQVKSTGDYLVLWVNRDEDVEGGQKTKDVFFVPILLSVSILLLVLLWSCLGIVKQKICSDHRPSEIQDMGQTYSGISSVPVDVTSEIPLDVEEAAYSVIDNWRGLRPSLTQRQSGPMDSQHVSVMGSDVHHSQKDPTGEEAKCSSLQTTAIRPETQVENATYAQVIKTKKKGNEPVYSLLMKK, encoded by the exons ATGGCAGCTTTAAGACTTATATGGCTTGGCATTT TATCAAAATACATCCTTGTTGAATGTCAAAACAAATGCGAAGATACAG AGATGTACCCTGCAAAGCCCTCTGGACCATCTAATGTGACTGAAGGGACCACAATACATTTCAAGTGTCAAACTAATAGCATCACTATAAGCGGGGACATGGTTCATTTTTACCTTTGCAAGGATGGAGTTGGGATACAAATGGCACCAATGAAGAAAGGTGCTGAATCTATTTTCTTGTTAaaagaagtaaaaaaacaagACTCGGGCAAGTACAGCTGTGTGTACAGCAAATGTAAACACCCAGTCAGTCAAGTGAAGTCAACAGGGGATTATCTGGTCTTATGGGTCAACAGAGACGAAGATGTGGAAG GTGGACAAAAGACAAAAGACGTTTTCTTTGTCCCCATATTATTGTCAGTGTCAATTCTGCTTTTAGTTTTACTCTGGAGTTGCTTGGGCATCGTGAAACAAA AGATATGTAGTGACCATAGACCAAG tGAGATTCAGGATATGGGTCAAACCTACAGTGGAATCTCTTCTGTACCAG TTGATGTCAC TAGTGAGATCCCTCTTGATGTTGAAGAAGCAGCCTATTCTGTGATAGATAATTGGAGAG GATTGAGACCATCACTTACACAAAG ACAATCTGGACCCATGGATTCACAACATGTGTCAG TCATGGGATCGGATGTGCATCA CTCTCAAAAAGATCCTACAGGAGAGGAGGCAAAATGCAGTTCACTACAAACTACAG CGATAAGACCAGAAACACAAGTTGAAAATGCCACCTATGCCCAAGTGATCAAAACCAAGAAGAAAGGAAATGAGCCTGTGTACAGTCTTCTGATGAAAAAATAG
- the LOC109616494 gene encoding uncharacterized protein LOC109616494 isoform X1, which yields MVFLIISILILKALYFIQLKLNGGLLLSHLLYLEMYPAKPSGPSNVTEGTTIHFKCQTNSITISGDMVHFYLCKDGVGIQMAPMKKGAESIFLLKEVKKQDSGKYSCVYSKCKHPVSQVKSTGDYLVLWVNRDEDVEGGQKTKDVFFVPILLSVSILLLVLLWSCLGIVKQKICSDHRPSEIQDMGQTYSGISSVPVDVTSEIPLDVEEAAYSVIDNWRGLRPSLTQRQSGPMDSQHVSVMGSDVHHSQKDPTGEEAKCSSLQTTAIRPETQVENATYAQVIKTKKKGNEPVYSLLMKK from the exons atggtatTCTTAATAATTAGCATACTAATCCTTAAGGCTTTATACTTCATTCAATTAAAACTTAATGGTGGCCTCTTACTGAGTCATTTGTTATATTTAGAGATGTACCCTGCAAAGCCCTCTGGACCATCTAATGTGACTGAAGGGACCACAATACATTTCAAGTGTCAAACTAATAGCATCACTATAAGCGGGGACATGGTTCATTTTTACCTTTGCAAGGATGGAGTTGGGATACAAATGGCACCAATGAAGAAAGGTGCTGAATCTATTTTCTTGTTAaaagaagtaaaaaaacaagACTCGGGCAAGTACAGCTGTGTGTACAGCAAATGTAAACACCCAGTCAGTCAAGTGAAGTCAACAGGGGATTATCTGGTCTTATGGGTCAACAGAGACGAAGATGTGGAAG GTGGACAAAAGACAAAAGACGTTTTCTTTGTCCCCATATTATTGTCAGTGTCAATTCTGCTTTTAGTTTTACTCTGGAGTTGCTTGGGCATCGTGAAACAAA AGATATGTAGTGACCATAGACCAAG tGAGATTCAGGATATGGGTCAAACCTACAGTGGAATCTCTTCTGTACCAG TTGATGTCAC TAGTGAGATCCCTCTTGATGTTGAAGAAGCAGCCTATTCTGTGATAGATAATTGGAGAG GATTGAGACCATCACTTACACAAAG ACAATCTGGACCCATGGATTCACAACATGTGTCAG TCATGGGATCGGATGTGCATCA CTCTCAAAAAGATCCTACAGGAGAGGAGGCAAAATGCAGTTCACTACAAACTACAG CGATAAGACCAGAAACACAAGTTGAAAATGCCACCTATGCCCAAGTGATCAAAACCAAGAAGAAAGGAAATGAGCCTGTGTACAGTCTTCTGATGAAAAAATAG
- the LOC109616494 gene encoding uncharacterized protein LOC109616494 isoform X2, whose amino-acid sequence MVFLIISILILKALYFIQLKLNGGLLLSHLLYLEMYPAKPSGPSNVTEGTTIHFKCQTNSITISGDMVHFYLCKDGVGIQMAPMKKGAESIFLLKEVKKQDSGKYSCVYSKCKHPVSQVKSTGDYLVLWVNRDEDVEGGQKTKDVFFVPILLSVSILLLVLLWSCLGIVKQKICSDHRPSEIQDMGQTYSGISSVPVDVTEIPLDVEEAAYSVIDNWRGLRPSLTQRQSGPMDSQHVSVMGSDVHHSQKDPTGEEAKCSSLQTTAIRPETQVENATYAQVIKTKKKGNEPVYSLLMKK is encoded by the exons atggtatTCTTAATAATTAGCATACTAATCCTTAAGGCTTTATACTTCATTCAATTAAAACTTAATGGTGGCCTCTTACTGAGTCATTTGTTATATTTAGAGATGTACCCTGCAAAGCCCTCTGGACCATCTAATGTGACTGAAGGGACCACAATACATTTCAAGTGTCAAACTAATAGCATCACTATAAGCGGGGACATGGTTCATTTTTACCTTTGCAAGGATGGAGTTGGGATACAAATGGCACCAATGAAGAAAGGTGCTGAATCTATTTTCTTGTTAaaagaagtaaaaaaacaagACTCGGGCAAGTACAGCTGTGTGTACAGCAAATGTAAACACCCAGTCAGTCAAGTGAAGTCAACAGGGGATTATCTGGTCTTATGGGTCAACAGAGACGAAGATGTGGAAG GTGGACAAAAGACAAAAGACGTTTTCTTTGTCCCCATATTATTGTCAGTGTCAATTCTGCTTTTAGTTTTACTCTGGAGTTGCTTGGGCATCGTGAAACAAA AGATATGTAGTGACCATAGACCAAG tGAGATTCAGGATATGGGTCAAACCTACAGTGGAATCTCTTCTGTACCAG TTGATGTCAC TGAGATCCCTCTTGATGTTGAAGAAGCAGCCTATTCTGTGATAGATAATTGGAGAG GATTGAGACCATCACTTACACAAAG ACAATCTGGACCCATGGATTCACAACATGTGTCAG TCATGGGATCGGATGTGCATCA CTCTCAAAAAGATCCTACAGGAGAGGAGGCAAAATGCAGTTCACTACAAACTACAG CGATAAGACCAGAAACACAAGTTGAAAATGCCACCTATGCCCAAGTGATCAAAACCAAGAAGAAAGGAAATGAGCCTGTGTACAGTCTTCTGATGAAAAAATAG
- the LOC109616494 gene encoding uncharacterized protein LOC109616494 isoform X4: MVFLIISILILKALYFIQLKLNGGLLLSHLLYLEMYPAKPSGPSNVTEGTTIHFKCQTNSITISGDMVHFYLCKDGVGIQMAPMKKGAESIFLLKEVKKQDSGKYSCVYSKCKHPVSQVKSTGDYLVLWVNRDEDVEEICSDHRPSEIQDMGQTYSGISSVPVDVTSEIPLDVEEAAYSVIDNWRGLRPSLTQRQSGPMDSQHVSVMGSDVHHSQKDPTGEEAKCSSLQTTAIRPETQVENATYAQVIKTKKKGNEPVYSLLMKK; this comes from the exons atggtatTCTTAATAATTAGCATACTAATCCTTAAGGCTTTATACTTCATTCAATTAAAACTTAATGGTGGCCTCTTACTGAGTCATTTGTTATATTTAGAGATGTACCCTGCAAAGCCCTCTGGACCATCTAATGTGACTGAAGGGACCACAATACATTTCAAGTGTCAAACTAATAGCATCACTATAAGCGGGGACATGGTTCATTTTTACCTTTGCAAGGATGGAGTTGGGATACAAATGGCACCAATGAAGAAAGGTGCTGAATCTATTTTCTTGTTAaaagaagtaaaaaaacaagACTCGGGCAAGTACAGCTGTGTGTACAGCAAATGTAAACACCCAGTCAGTCAAGTGAAGTCAACAGGGGATTATCTGGTCTTATGGGTCAACAGAGACGAAGATGTGGAAG AGATATGTAGTGACCATAGACCAAG tGAGATTCAGGATATGGGTCAAACCTACAGTGGAATCTCTTCTGTACCAG TTGATGTCAC TAGTGAGATCCCTCTTGATGTTGAAGAAGCAGCCTATTCTGTGATAGATAATTGGAGAG GATTGAGACCATCACTTACACAAAG ACAATCTGGACCCATGGATTCACAACATGTGTCAG TCATGGGATCGGATGTGCATCA CTCTCAAAAAGATCCTACAGGAGAGGAGGCAAAATGCAGTTCACTACAAACTACAG CGATAAGACCAGAAACACAAGTTGAAAATGCCACCTATGCCCAAGTGATCAAAACCAAGAAGAAAGGAAATGAGCCTGTGTACAGTCTTCTGATGAAAAAATAG
- the LOC109616494 gene encoding uncharacterized protein LOC109616494 isoform X5 encodes MVFLIISILILKALYFIQLKLNGGLLLSHLLYLEMYPAKPSGPSNVTEGTTIHFKCQTNSITISGDMVHFYLCKDGVGIQMAPMKKGAESIFLLKEVKKQDSGKYSCVYSKCKHPVSQVKSTGDYLVLWVNRDEDVEGGQKTKDVFFVPILLSVSILLLVLLWSCLGIVKQKICSDHRPSEIQDMGQTYSGISSVPVDVTSEIPLDVEEAAYSVIDNWRGLRPSLTQSHGIGCASLSKRSYRRGGKMQFTTNYSDKTRNTS; translated from the exons atggtatTCTTAATAATTAGCATACTAATCCTTAAGGCTTTATACTTCATTCAATTAAAACTTAATGGTGGCCTCTTACTGAGTCATTTGTTATATTTAGAGATGTACCCTGCAAAGCCCTCTGGACCATCTAATGTGACTGAAGGGACCACAATACATTTCAAGTGTCAAACTAATAGCATCACTATAAGCGGGGACATGGTTCATTTTTACCTTTGCAAGGATGGAGTTGGGATACAAATGGCACCAATGAAGAAAGGTGCTGAATCTATTTTCTTGTTAaaagaagtaaaaaaacaagACTCGGGCAAGTACAGCTGTGTGTACAGCAAATGTAAACACCCAGTCAGTCAAGTGAAGTCAACAGGGGATTATCTGGTCTTATGGGTCAACAGAGACGAAGATGTGGAAG GTGGACAAAAGACAAAAGACGTTTTCTTTGTCCCCATATTATTGTCAGTGTCAATTCTGCTTTTAGTTTTACTCTGGAGTTGCTTGGGCATCGTGAAACAAA AGATATGTAGTGACCATAGACCAAG tGAGATTCAGGATATGGGTCAAACCTACAGTGGAATCTCTTCTGTACCAG TTGATGTCAC TAGTGAGATCCCTCTTGATGTTGAAGAAGCAGCCTATTCTGTGATAGATAATTGGAGAG GATTGAGACCATCACTTACACAAAG TCATGGGATCGGATGTGCATCA CTCTCAAAAAGATCCTACAGGAGAGGAGGCAAAATGCAGTTCACTACAAACTACAG CGATAAGACCAGAAACACAAGTTGA